A window of Sorex araneus isolate mSorAra2 chromosome 3, mSorAra2.pri, whole genome shotgun sequence genomic DNA:
ACCCCATTCTGGGTGGCTGGGTCTGTCTGGTGCCCAGAGGAGGGACAGTGCAGCCCGGCCATGAGTCCCCGCCTCCCCTTCCACCAGGACCTCACCTGCTGACCCTCTGACCTAGCGTTTGAAAGACCTCCTTGTCCTGCCCTGTTTCGTTCTCCCCTCTTGGGAAGTAGGCATAAACaggaatgaaaagaagaaaacaggtttttattttatttattttttttctttttgggtcacgcctggcaacgcacagggctactcctggctcatgcactcaggaattactcttggcggtgcttgggggaccacatgggatgctgggaattgaacccgggtcggaagcgtgcaaggcaaatgccctaccccctgtgctatcactccagcccccacaaacagGTTTTTAATTgggaggttttgttgttgttttattttctcttttaaggggacacacccagctgtgctcagggcttcctcctggtagGGTTCCACATCTGCTGCAGGGCTGAAGCTGAGGtgtgctgagtgcaaggcagggACCTTCCCCcaggctgtctctctggccacattttgatttctcttttcaaAGCCAGAGCTGATGATTCCAGCTCTGCAGTTGCTGGTTTATAGAGTCACAGATACGGGACACTCCTGCCTTCACCTAATATAAAGACGAGtattgggcgggggggggggggggcggctagGGGGAGGTCTTACTTTTTTGCTTAGTCTCCCGTTGACTTGAATGAATGCGCAGAATGACCTGCCCAGAGTAGTGGCTTCGACTCCTGTCAGCCGAGTGACCATGACGAAGTGACGGGCTGCTGCTTGACTGCACAGCTGGTGACTCGGCACTCTCAAGGGCCCACAGGGCTGAGCACAGGGCATGGCACACTAGTAGGCATCAGATTATTGGGGACcacttccagcaatgctcagggggtgctgggaactgaactcgggCCTCACACATGGCAGGCACCAGCAGGCCCTATCTGTGGCCCGGCAGGGACCACTCTAAAACCTCTTTGGATTGGGAAGCTGATGGAGACTTCATGGAGGACAAGTTCTAGTTGCAGTTAAAGCCACAGAGACtcccgatagcacagcaggtgggacgtttgccttgcacacggctgactcgggtcCGATACCCCATACAGTCCACCAATgtcaccgggagtgatccttgagcacagagccaggagtaagccaaattaccaccaggtgtggcccataaaggaaggaaggaaaggagagaggaagggaaggagagagaggaggaaggaagggtggaagggaggaagggaggaaggaaggaaggaaggaaggaaggaaggaaggaaggaaggaaggaaggaaggaaggaaggaaggaaggaagaaaggaaggaaggaagggagggagggagggaggaagggagggagggagggaggggaagaagggaaggaagggagggagggaggaaggaaggaaggaaggaaggaaggaaggaaggaaggaaggaaggaaggaaggaaggaaggaaggaaggaaggaaggaaggaagggagggagggagggagatagggagggagggaaggaaggaaggaggaagaaaaggaaggagggagggaaagaatgggaaggaaggaaggaaggaaggaaggaaggaaggaaggaaggaaggaaggaaggaaggaaggaaggaaggaaggggaagaaaggaaggaaaataagagaaagaaatggagacgCTCCGAGATGAAGTGATGTGTTGGGGGTCTTCTCGTGCCTTTTCCATCTGCACCCAAGCACACCCCTGCATTCATACAGGGCTCTCCACAACATCACCAAACCTGGCCTTAGGGGGCACCACCAAGCATCATGAGCCAAGAGCCCCTCTGGATTTCCTTCACGCCCCTCCAGTCCCACCTGTGGCCGGGCCACCCAGCCATCTGCCAGCGGATTCAGTGTGGGAGCAGGAGCTGTGGGGAGCAGCGTGTCGCTTTGGGGGTGGCTTTGCCTGTTGTCCCAGGTTTCCATTCTGGATGcagctggggtgggtgggtgacagCAGTGGTTGGAAGGAGATAGCCCTTCCTCCAAGCTCAGCCTCCGCCAAGCCCAGGAGAGTTGGGTCAGGAATGGGTTGAGCTTGAAGTACTTATCTGTTGAGAAGCTTCGCTATTCTCCGAATATCCCGAGAAATGCTTGCGCTCTGAGAACCAGGAGCCCCCAGGGGTGTTTTCTGAAGACTGGTGGAGCATCAGTCTCAGAGAGGAGCCACAAGGCCTACAAAGGAAGAAAGTGCGTCTCAAGCCTGCGTGCTGCAGGCCTCATGAGGACTCCCAGCTGCATTTCAGTCCACATGGGCATCTTGAACAGATTGAGAACTCAGAAACCCAGGAAATGAAGACCGCCTTGGGGGGCAGAAGGAGGGGAAGGTGGCTGTGGGCCTGGGCAAGGGCCTGGGAGGCAGCCCGAGGCTCCTGGGGCACAAGCCAGGTGGGGTGTCATCCCCTAAGCTCCCTGAGTGCCACCTGTAATCGAAGGGGGTGGTGAGGAGCAAAATGGAAAAAAGCATCATTCCCACATGACCTGGGCTTCCGCATGCACCCAGGAAGCAAAACAGTGAAAGTGTCAAATCCTCAGACAAAGGTGAGGGCAGTTGCCTAGAAGCCAGAGGGTGGATCAGAGGACAACTGTTCTGGGAGATGCTTTTATGCAGGCGCCTGGGGTGAGACTTGCACTGGAAGTAAACAGTCACCCCCCTAAGCCCCACTATGGACCCTCAAATCGAAGACTTAATTTaatcataaaacaaagaaaagggtatctttttctttcaaagtgaCAAAGTGATCAGGCATATGCAAGCACCCATTAGTGAGGGGAGCTCTTTGCCACTGCAGAGATGGGGGTCCGTCTCTGAGAGCCGCCTCCCCCGTCCCTCCCAAGTCCTTGAACCTTTCCTCCTGTCACATAGGACAGGCTGTGGGCGGAGCAGAATCCGGAGGCTCAGGACTGGTTATTACCAGGCTGAACTCTGGGAAATTGTTTTTACCACTTTGGGTCGACAAAAACAACTATTTCACATCAACTCTTTATTATCTAAAAGAATCATAATAATAGCTTCCATTAATTGAGCAGCTAGATTGTGCCAGAAATTCAGGCATATCATGATGTTTATTCTTCCCCCTCAGCCCTTGGAAGCAGATAATTATCATCCTGATTTCAGATGAAGGAGTTGAGATGGAAAGAGATTAGATAACCACCCAAGACCGGCACAGTTAGCAAGGAGCAGACACAGGTTTTCTTCCTTTGATGGCCTTTTCTTATCCCTAGAGTAGGGGTTAAAGCTACACCCTGAGGCTGACAAGTAGGGTTGGGGTCTGGGTCTGGGAACTACCCCAGGCAGGTTCTGAAACAGTCCTATTAATGGCAAGGCATAACGGAGGGTGCCCCCCAAAAGGTGCGTCATCATGGCATTGCCAAAACTATCCGGGATTGTGTCCTATAGACCAGGCTGCCTGCTGGCACGGTAATGTGGCTGCGGTGGGGCAGCCTGTCTCCTCCCTTATCCGAAAAGGCTTTTTGCTCCCCATTTAGCTTTCCTTTGTCTTTTAGGGAGTGAAAGCTTTCAGCTGCAGACCACCCGCTCCTAGGGCTTGTGAGAACCctaggggaagggagagagagagcgaggaggAGGGGTTCAGCCAGCCCTCTCCTCACCTGGGCTCATCCCCGTGGACCGCGGGAGAGGGGGGTGCCAGCGGGGTTCCCTGCAGCTGACTGCGCCTCCGAACGCCCCTTCCCCATCTCtgcagctgcccccagccccagctccactAGACACGGAGCCAAGTCGTGCCCGCCCCCTGGACTCGCCACTGTCCCGGCTCCTGGCTCGCGTGCTCCTTCCCAAGCCGAGGCACCCCTAGCCCACCTGGCCCCCAGCTTAGCGCCCCTGCCTGCGAGGCACCGAGACGCCGGCGCGTGGCGCCCCAGACGTCCCCCGCGCTGGGCACCCCGCGTCGCCAGGGGCTCggtccccccaacccctgcttctCCCCCGACCCCTTCCTCGCGGGAGACTTGGCTCCGTCACCCCaaccagtgccccccaccccgaccccgtcCCCAGGAGAGCGCCTGCTCCAAGCCGGACGACGACATCCTGGACATCCCCCTGGACGACCCCGGCGCCAACGCGGCCGCGGCAAAAATCCAGGCGAGTTTCCGGGGCCACATGGCGCGGAAGAAGATCAAGAGCGGGGAGCGCGGCCGGaagggcccggggcccgggggtccGGGCGGAGCCGGGGGCGCccgggggggcgcgggcggcggccccAGCGGAGACTAGGCCTGGTGAGCGCACGCGGTCGGGGCGAGGCTGCTGGGGAGACCCGGGAATCCGGGAGTGGGGGacgggaggaggctgggggtgccCGGGAAGGGACGGGGGCAAGAatgggggcccgggggcgggtggaggagactgggggtcccgggggaggGACGGGGGCAAGAATGGGGGTGCTCCGGCAAGCTCACCCCGCTgctctctccacctcctcccaccACACACCGCCCCGCCCTGGACCGAAGAGCTGAGCATTTTCGAAGGTAATGGACCGAGTTGGAGCTGCGGCTCGGGGGTCTCGGGTGGGACTGCCGCGGGCCGCGCGCGGGGGTGGTGTTGGATCAGAACGCCCGAGGCTGCGGCTGCGACGccccggcggggtgggggctccccGGCGTCCCgcttttgggggtgagggggtgtggggtggctgGGCAGCAGGTGCTTAGCCCGGCCCACTGCTCAGTTCTCTAGGAGAGATGGATGCCGCGTCCCCTTCGCAGTGACGAGACTTCCCCGCCGTGTTCGTGACCCTCCTTCCACCGCCCCGCAGCTTCAGGAGCCCGCCCTGCGCCCCCGGAGACCCCCGCTCCCAGGCAGGCTCCGTCCCGGAGTCTCCGCCCGCGCCCGTTGAGTTGGTCCCGCGCTCTTCCTCCCACCTGGCCCGAACCCGCGCCCGCCCGACTCGCTCTTCTCCGGCTTCTCgtcctctctcccccagcatgcaGCTCCGCCCTGGGCCGCCGGCCCGCGTGGCCCGAGTATTATCgcttcttgtctttttctttttctcttttttcttttttccccccttcccagtccttGCGTTCTGCGCGCCGCTGAAGGGAGCGCCCGGCGTCTCCGTGCTGTTCCCGCCCCAGCCCTTCGGATCTGGGGCGCGGAGTGAAGAAGGGAAGCGGGTTTTTCTCGCTCCGATCGGAAGGCAAGCCCCTGTTCCACCCCCCAGCTCCGCGCCTGCCTGtatcctgcccccccgccccctccccgcagcgCACCCCGAGAGCCGCCTCTTCGCGCTCCTCCGGTTTATATGCAAACGCCCGGGACGCCCGACGGGAGGAgtccgccccggccccgcctcccccgGGCTCCTGGGCTGTGGCcggaaggtttttttttcatctcGGTGTGTGCATGTGACCGTGCTGGGTTGGAATGTGAACAATAAAGAGGAATGTCCAAGTGTTCCGAGGGTGCCGGAGGGGAGAGAGCTCCAGGGCATCGGCCACGGGCTGGAAGTTTGCACAAGTTGCATTGGACCCAACCCAATGGTAAGGGTAGGGAGGGGAGTGGGTGCTCAAagcatcccccacccaccccacttgGGCCAACCCATATTCTGGCTGGAGCACAGAGCACCCGCTCCTTATCAGTATTATGTTTGTGGCCGCCTACAAGAACTGGCTGCTGCTggcagaaagggagagacagtcTGGTGCCAgaaggctttaattttttttatttacatgtcCCACCCCAGGGACTGGGTGTGCAATCACACCACCATAGGGAGCTTGGACTTGGTGGTGGACACGGTGCTAGCAGAGGGGGACCTCTCCAGAAGGCCACGGCTAGAATCAGGCTTGGCAGAAGCATGCTCAGAAATTCCAGGAGCCATAGCATCCTCCCTGAAGAGTACAGACACGGACACGGGTGTGAGGAAGCCTGGAAGAGGCCCGCCCTCTGGCCCACGGGAATCAGGCGTGGGACTCAGCTGGACTCAGTCAAGATTCCAGACCTCATCACcgcccctcccaacacacacacacacacacacacacactgagttgAAAAAGCGCCCTGGGATCCCAGGTAAACCCAAGGCCACACTTGAGAACTATTGCACTGATCCCGGATCCGACGCTGCAGCTAACAGCTAACTGGCTGGCAGAGGCCGCTGTGCTCCCTTTCACCAGCTCATTGCTCAGAACTCAGCTGAGTGCCCAGGGCAGGTCCCACAGAATTTGACTCAGCTGAGTGAGTGTCCAGGGCAAATCCCACTCACGGCTTCTCTCCCCTGCAGGTGTTATAAACAGGACTTGGAAAACAGTCTGATTGAGAGTGAGAGTGCAGGTGCATGGTCCCCATCACCATACACGGTCCCCCTCACTGTCACTGAATCTTggggctcacccccaccccctcccagggccccaAAGATGTCACCTTTCTTGttgtgtggtgccaagaatccAGCCTAGGGCCTCACCCATTCAAGGCAggggccctcccctccctgcccacaccaccctcacccccctgccCACCTCAGATCATTGCCCACATATGTCTCCTTGGGctgcttcctcctgtctctctgacACCGTATGAGGCAGAACATACTGACGGACAGGAACAGCACGACCAGCAGCACCCCTATCACTGCTCCGGCCACCCGGCCTCTAGAAGGATCTAAGGAGACGGGGTCCTCAGAGCTGCAGTGCCACCCCCGCCCTCTTCACGGGACCACCACTCCAGGCCCCCATACCAGTCACGGAGAGGGTCAGATCGCAGGATGCACTGCCCATCTGGTTGGTGGCCATGCAGCGGTAGGTCCCCGAGGAGGCCAGGGAGAGGTTGGAGAGAATGAGCTGGCCAGACACCTCATCTAAACAGCAGAGGAGGCGGCCAagggtcagccccgagcaccatctCAGGACGGCAGCTCCGCCTCCTCCCACCAGTCCTGCCCTTCTGGCAGTGGGAAACTGGACAGGAGCAGCCAAGTAGCTTGTCCAAGGTAGCCCAGAGAGGAAGTGCCCAAGCCTGGGCAACCTCTGCAGTccaccctccccccttccctcgccatttgcaggggagagggcagctgcgGTGTGTGTAGGGGTCAGAAACGGGCAAGGGAATGGGGTGCGGCTCTCCCTGGCTGGTGTCCAGTTGGGGTGTGGCAGGCTTGCTGCTGCTATATCCTCCCAAATGCTTGTCCCCGCCGTgtacctgccttgcaggcagagcACACATCCCGAGGTCcactgggggttggggaggtctTCGGACTGAACGAGGGGGTTACGGGGATAGGAAGAAGGCGCTGGCACTAGCCCAGGACAGGGGGAAGCAAGGAGTTGTTTCCAGTTTTCGCCCCTGAAACTGGGGGACGAGACAGGCCAGTACACGCCCCGATAGCTggctcaggagtgattcatgcGTGGCAGAaactctccccccaaccccccctggAATAGTCGTGCAGGGCACAAGGGGTACTTCTGCCCTCCACCCCCTTCCAGCTTGGGAACTGTCCCCCTTTTATCCGCCCCCATCATGCAGCCACAGGCCAGGCCTGTAGAGACGCTGGGGAGGGTGGCACAGGGGAGGTGTTGGCTCCCCGCTTCCCCATGCCCTACGCCTTACCTTGCACCATGCCGCCGGGGGGAGCCGTGGGAGCAGAGCCCACATGCACCCATTTGTACACAGGCTTGGGGGCTCCCTCAGCAGAGCTGCACCTCAGTGCCACAGCACCTCCGATTTCGGTGTCACCGCTCCGGCTGCACGAGGGGCGGCTCGGGGGCACTGCAAACCCCAAAGGCCGTCAGGACCTTCCAGCACCTGTTCCTgaaccactccagcccccagaagggaccccctctgcccccaccccactcccagctccCGCTGGAAATGCCCAGAGCTCGTAAAGTCCctctgggtctcagtttcctGCCCTCTGAGCTCACAGAGGGACCGGAAACGGCTCTCAGCCCTTCAGATGCCTGAAGCAGCTGTCGGACACCACCTCAAAGTCCTGGCTCCCAGTGAACCACCCCCAGCTTCTGGAAGTTTCTTCTTGGGAAGGACAGAAGCTCTGAACAGGCTGGTGAGGGGCTACTGAGCCAGAAAGGGCAGAATCAGCCCCCCGGAGATTCCCGGAGTGTGACTCAGATGCCTGTGTAAAGGCAGGGCAGGCCCCAGGGAGATGTGTTCCCcagagggtggggcaggaggtggggggaaggaaatgttctccctgggggtccccagcgtGGCTCTTAGTAGGACTAGGGTGATGGCCCCGGACCCCCCGCCTGACTCACCCAGCACCGTGAAGTTGATAATCCCCAAACCGTTGGTGTCAAAGTCTGGGGGGTTGTTCACATGGCAGAGGAAGGTTCCGGTGTCTGAGGGCTGGACCTGGCTCAGCTGCAGGCTGGCCACTCCCGCCGTGGGGGGGCTCTGCACCAGGCTGGCTCGCTTCGCCTTGGAGCCCGTGGGGTACAGGTGGCCATTGGTGAAGTAGAGGATCTGGGGGGCAGCAAAGGGCGCACTAGTCCTTTCTTGAAAGGGGGCTTGAAGCCACTCCCCTGCATGGCAGCCTGGAGGGCAGCGCTCCCCCCACCGAATCCCACCCTTCTGGGTGGGCACATGGCCCCCCCCCAGCAAGCCTGGAAGGGCCGGCATTATCCCCCCGGACCAGTCACCGGAGCATGGCCTCGGGGCTCGGCTCGGAACTAAACCTGGAACTGCACTGAtgttggggaaggggctggaggggaggtgcTCTGTGGTGAGAGTCTGGAAGGCACCGGTGCCCCCACCCTGTCCACGCACACTgccccccccagcctggcctgccaCCCCTCCTGGCAGGCGCCCCCTCACTCACGGGCAGGGACTCGGACAGGGGCTGGCCCGGCGGCACGAAGCTCCACTCCAGGGCGAAGTTGTCCCCGACGGATGTGCGGTAGGTGCAGCTCAGCTTGGCTGTGGTACCCACCGGGGTACTCAGGGGCTCGGCGGGCACCGTCACCTCCACGGAAAGCCCAGGCactggggggcaggggccagTGACCTGATGTGGGGTCCGCCCTGGGCCCCCCTCAAGagtttatctctccagctcagcccTCCCCCTGGCTCCCTGTAGCTTCCGGGACAGAGAGGCCCAGGCCTGCTCAGTGTGTGGGCCAAAGGCCCCCACTAGGCGCACCAGGAGGGTGTGCTTgccgcagagagagagagagagagagagagagagagagagagagagagagagagaccccaggGTCCCACGGGAGTTGGGGTGCTCTGCTCCACAGGCAGGAGCCCCTCTCCGTCCCTCCCGCCCATGCAGTGCCCTGCCCCCTCAATCTGGCTGTCGGGCAGTGCCCACCCTCTTGAGACCAGCCCCTTCTCACCACTCAGGCGGGCCACGACCAGCAGGACCCCCCCAAGGAGCGAGCCGGGCAGCAGGGCCATGGTCCTGCCCTCCAGCCGTCGGGCCCGTGGGGGTCTGGGTCCTGGTGAGGGCCTGGCCAGGGCTGGGTGCCGGGCAGGAGGAGCTTGGTTATCTCAGAGCAAATAAGGGCAGAGGCCTGGGCTGGCCCCGGGAGCaaggctcctcctcctccaggtccCGGGCTGGCACTGGCAAGACCTGCCCCCAACTCCTGAGGCCGGGCTGGGGCGACCCCTTGCACAGCCAAGTTCCTTCttagccctccctgccctcccgccTTCCCTTCTCCTCTCACTGGAGTGGGTGTCTCCATGGAAACTAGCGCCTTGCACGTAGCACCCCTTGGTGTGCGGGACAGAGAGAAGGCAGAGTGGGACAGTGCCCACGtcccctgccctgctcagccCAGGACGGGGAGCGGgaaggggggcgcgggggggggggggcgcttgcTGCCTGCAGGGCATGTTTGTGAAGGCCTTCATGATctgggaggggacacagcccagCCAGAGTCACCTCAGTGCCCCAGTGCTAGCCCCTcagcatggggtggggtgggggagaatccCAGACCCTTTCAAAGACCCTGAAACTGTCCAAGCCTGTAAGTCTGAGCAGAGGACCCCCTCGTTCCCAGAGTAGGGGCCTCCCTCTTCACATCCTGCAGCTcaccttccccccatcccccccgccccgctgaaAACGTGCACAGGCAAGCACCCCACTTTCCTTACAAACACAGTGCATCTTTATTGAGACTcgcaaaataaaaccagaaacacACATTTCAAGTTAGTTTTAAAAACAGGGTCCCTGCCCCAGCCAAACCCGGCCAAGCCAGCAGGACAGGTTCCCCAgaatgcagggggcctggggagtgTTAAGAGACTAGGGGTTCGGGGCTGGGAGGGCACAATGCCACAAGGTCCCCTGGATCTTGTGGCTGTTTCGGGGCAGAGGGGGCTTCTTTGCGCGTCCAggtcccctccctcttccccacctTCTGGAAATGCGGGTCCTTAACCCACATTCCGTTTTCCTCTAGGAAAGCAAGGTGGGAGGCAGAGGACCCGGGGCCTGGGTGGTGGCCCCCTTTCAAGAGTCCGTGACCGACCccaaggggaaagggagagatgaCACGTGTCAGCCCACGAGGGCCCGGCCAAGCCGTCATACCAGAGACCCAGCCTGGCTCTGGGCGGGCACCATGACCGGGACGGCACCCATGCGGCTCAGCACGGAGGAGGAGATGccgcctgggctgggggctgccggCTGCCGGTGCGCCCCGTCTGTCCCAGGCAGCCGAGGtgagggcagggcctggctggagagactgggggtgggggtcatggTCCCCGGTCTGGCAGCGCCTGGGGGTGAGCGGAGGGCCCGCGCGGAGGTGACAGATGACAGGGTCCCGTTCTTAGAGATGGTGTCTGAGCCCTTGGGCCACGGCAGGGTCCGGGGGGCCGTGGCGTCCTCCCTGGTCATCAGAGGAGAAGGAAGTGGGGAGTCAGAATCTCAGCTCAATGCTCCCCCCATCTCCACTGGGCATGAAAGAAGTGTCACAGAAGCCCAACCTCTGGGGACAGAAGCCCAGCTCTTACTTGATATCGTTGGCTGGCTCCTCCACGCCCTTGGTCTGGCGGTGGCGCTGGAACAGGAGGACCAGACCGGCCAGCAGCGCCAGCCCCAGCAGGGTGCCCACGATGGCCCCAGCCACCACTGCAGCCCCAGGTCCTGGAAAAGTCTGCAGTCAGAGGGCACCCGGCCGCgccctgcctctccagccccactgcccatTGACACCAGGTCTCCTAAAAGTCTGCGGTCAGAAGGTGAACCCGGCCgctcccagcccctccagccccaatacccACTGCTGCCTTTCAGGCAGGTCAGGAAGAACGAGACTGCCAGGCAGAAAACAGCCAGTCAACCACCAGGCACTGACCAGGGCGAGGGCACGGCTCCTTATGCTGCCCTCAGAGTGCATGGCGTCGGCACACTGACCCCTGCAGCCCTGGGTCCCCACCAGCCTTCTCCTGAACTCACTTACCCCTCACTGACCTGTGCTCACTTCCAGGGTCACATTGCATGAGCCGCTGCCCACCTGATTGTGGACCTTGCAGATATAGACGCCAGACATGGACGAGGACAGGTTGGAGAGGTTCAAGGAGCCCCTGTAGGCATCTGTGGGCATGACACAGCCATCACTCTGCGGCCCCTATTTCCCCCCAGACCCCAAGGTCCTCTTGGAAATTCCGGGGGGCTCGGTGGTTTGTTCCCAGTGCGGCAGGCCTCCCACTCTACCTGCCAGCACCCCAGAGCAGGCTGCGGAAGTGAGGCCTGCAGAGACTGAAGAGCATTTCCACCCTTAGCATGGCTGTGCAGAGACCCAGGTTGGGCCAGGGAGGATGGGGTCCAGACCAGGCCGCAGGGCCAGGGGATGTGAttggtggcagagcacatgttcGCGTGAGCCAGGCACTGGGTTGAACTCCCCACATCACTTCTGAAGAAGGCAGAAAGGGCCAGAGGTCTCTAAATAAGTGACTTGTCACCCCTGAGCCTTGGTTCCTTTGTGTGTAGGATGGAAGAAGTTGGACCAGGCTAAGATCTTCCCCTGGGGTTAATTGGAGCctcaagaggctggagcgatagcacagcgggtagggcatttgccttgcacacacccgacccaggtttgatccccagcatcccatgtggtcccctgagcaccgccaggagtaattcctgagtgcagagccaagagtaacccttgagcatcgccgggtgtgacccaaaaagcaaaaaaattaaaaaataataataatcattggAGTTCCAAGTTGGCAGTGCAGAACAGAAGCTGAACTGCTCTCTGTGGCAGAAGTTAAGGGGGCTGGTGCCCGAGATGTGCTTCGGAAGCCTTCgggcccctcccagtgattcCTGGCCATCCGGCTGTGAATCAATGTGAAAGTCTTCTGAGGCTGAGATGCAGATAAGGCCCCATGGTACTGGGAAGCGCTGGTCATCCCAGCAGTgtggttgggggtgggatggtgagtggagaaagggtgggggggagggtcagggggctccagggccacacccatgaTGCCGGGAGGGGCTCTCTAACCCTGCACCTGggatgttcaagggaccatgtgatgccagaggtcaaaccaggattgg
This region includes:
- the NRGN gene encoding neurogranin — its product is MDCCTESACSKPDDDILDIPLDDPGANAAAAKIQASFRGHMARKKIKSGERGRKGPGPGGPGGAGGARGGAGGGPSGD
- the VSIG2 gene encoding V-set and immunoglobulin domain-containing protein 2, which codes for MALLPGSLLGGVLLVVARLSGEKGLGGPGRTPHQVTGPCPPVPGLSVEVTVPAEPLSTPVGTTAKLSCTYRTSVGDNFALEWSFVPPGQPLSESLPILYFTNGHLYPTGSKAKRASLVQSPPTAGVASLQLSQVQPSDTGTFLCHVNNPPDFDTNGLGIINFTVLVPPSRPSCSRSGDTEIGGAVALRCSSAEGAPKPVYKWVHVGSAPTAPPGGMVQDEVSGQLILSNLSLASSGTYRCMATNQMGSASCDLTLSVTDPSRGRVAGAVIGVLLVVLFLSVSMFCLIRCQRDRRKQPKETYVGNDLREDAMAPGISEHASAKPDSSRGLLERSPSASTVSTTKSKLPMVV